Proteins encoded by one window of Sphingosinicella sp. BN140058:
- a CDS encoding type III PLP-dependent enzyme, protein MHTHHNALGLAAALRPVQPVTLLRPHAARRAARFFIEKFPGRSLYAVKANPSPDLLRILWEAGVTHYDVASIAEVRLVNETLPEATLCFMHPVKAEEAITEAYELGVRTFSLDTMEELEKIVRATDGAEDLNLCVRIRVSSDHSKLSLASKFGADPAEMRELLFATRQAADALGICFHVGSQAMTPKAYAEAMERVRAAIVAAAVTVDIVDVGGGFPSVYPGMEPPQLEGYFDVIGKAFESLPVSYSAELWCEPGRALSAEYASVLVRVEKRRGDQLYINDGAYGALFDAAHVGWRFPVKLVRAEESDAKLMAFSFYGPTCDDLDHMTGPFNLPADVAPGDYIEIGMLGAYGCAMRTAFNGFGVAAKVIVDDEPMASLYGDILEDAREKAAWHRP, encoded by the coding sequence TTGCACACGCACCATAATGCGCTGGGGCTAGCTGCCGCCCTTCGTCCGGTTCAGCCGGTCACGCTCCTCCGCCCGCACGCCGCACGCCGCGCGGCCCGATTCTTCATCGAGAAGTTTCCGGGTCGGTCGCTCTATGCGGTGAAGGCAAATCCGTCTCCCGACCTGCTCCGCATCCTGTGGGAGGCCGGCGTCACGCATTACGACGTCGCGTCGATCGCCGAAGTGCGCCTGGTCAACGAGACGCTGCCGGAGGCGACGCTCTGCTTCATGCACCCGGTCAAGGCCGAGGAAGCGATCACCGAGGCCTATGAACTCGGCGTCCGCACCTTCTCGCTCGACACGATGGAAGAGCTGGAAAAGATCGTTCGCGCCACCGACGGTGCCGAAGATCTGAATCTGTGCGTCCGAATCCGGGTCTCGTCGGACCATTCGAAGCTCAGCCTGGCGTCGAAGTTCGGCGCGGATCCCGCCGAAATGCGCGAATTGCTCTTCGCCACCCGCCAGGCGGCCGATGCCCTCGGCATCTGCTTCCATGTCGGCAGCCAGGCGATGACTCCGAAGGCCTATGCGGAGGCGATGGAGCGCGTCCGTGCGGCGATCGTCGCGGCCGCGGTGACGGTCGACATCGTCGATGTCGGCGGCGGCTTTCCGTCGGTCTATCCGGGCATGGAGCCGCCGCAGCTCGAAGGCTATTTCGACGTGATCGGAAAGGCGTTCGAAAGCCTGCCGGTGAGCTATTCGGCCGAATTGTGGTGCGAGCCCGGCCGGGCGCTGTCCGCGGAATATGCGAGCGTGCTGGTGCGGGTCGAAAAGCGCCGCGGCGACCAGCTCTACATCAATGACGGGGCCTATGGCGCCCTGTTCGATGCGGCGCATGTCGGCTGGCGCTTCCCGGTCAAGCTCGTCCGCGCCGAGGAGTCTGATGCCAAGCTGATGGCGTTCAGCTTCTACGGGCCGACCTGCGACGATCTCGATCACATGACGGGGCCGTTCAACCTCCCCGCCGACGTCGCTCCGGGCGACTATATCGAGATCGGGATGCTCGGCGCCTATGGCTGCGCGATGCGGACGGCGTTCAACGGCTTCGGCGTTGCCGCGAAGGTGATCGTGGACGACGAGCCGATGGCGAGCCTCTACGGCGACATCCTCGAGGATGCGCGTGAAAAGGCCGCCTGGCACCGGCCCTGA
- a CDS encoding DNA polymerase III subunit gamma/tau, with the protein MAAAAQPYRVLARKYRPQSFEELIGQDAMVQTLGNAIKRDRLAHAFLMTGVRGVGKTSTARLIAKALNCIGPDGSGGPTISPCNVCEPCRAIAEGRHIDVVEMDAASHTGVDDVREIIEAVRYAAVSARYKIYIIDEVHMLSKNAFNALLKTLEEPPAHVKFLFATTEVNKVPITVLSRCQRFDLRRIPAEKLAEHFAEVSRLEGVEVDPEALALIARAAEGSARDGLSILDQAIAHGSGGVTAEQVRAMLGLSDRGAIRGLLGLLLAGDAKAALDSLRAQYDLGVEPSAVLRGLLESVHGITRAKVGGADDRAQSAEEREAYADWSGRLSYALVHRLWQLLLKGLSEVHSAPMPLEAAEMALLRVIHASEMPDPGELLQRLANGEAIPARGAAAPAAATPASAPAAAIAPAVAAPSVAASVVEQAPEPVAPAAPPAAIAEPAPPSAPATYRDLVETLALKGKPHLAQQLHDFCGVVRYAPPEIAIKPVKPMSSDLVRDLGAALKGLTGDTWQVTAEDGAAEPTLLEQEKMAAEAERQSVLDSPLVRAAFDAFPGAELADYSLDQQRSA; encoded by the coding sequence GTGGCGGCCGCAGCGCAGCCTTACCGTGTGCTGGCGCGCAAATATCGGCCACAGAGCTTCGAGGAACTGATCGGGCAGGACGCGATGGTCCAGACGCTCGGCAATGCGATCAAGCGCGATCGGCTCGCCCATGCCTTTCTGATGACCGGCGTGCGCGGAGTCGGCAAGACCTCGACTGCCAGGCTGATCGCGAAGGCGCTGAATTGCATTGGTCCCGACGGGAGCGGCGGGCCGACGATCAGCCCGTGCAACGTCTGCGAGCCATGCCGCGCGATCGCCGAAGGACGTCATATCGACGTCGTCGAAATGGACGCCGCCAGTCACACCGGGGTCGACGATGTCCGCGAGATCATCGAAGCAGTCCGCTATGCCGCGGTCTCGGCGCGCTACAAGATCTACATCATCGACGAAGTCCACATGCTGTCGAAGAATGCGTTCAATGCGCTTCTGAAGACGCTCGAAGAGCCGCCGGCCCACGTCAAGTTCCTGTTCGCCACCACCGAGGTGAACAAGGTTCCGATTACCGTCCTGTCGCGCTGCCAGCGCTTCGACTTGCGGCGTATCCCAGCGGAGAAGCTCGCCGAGCATTTTGCCGAAGTGTCGCGCCTCGAAGGCGTCGAGGTGGACCCGGAAGCGCTTGCCCTGATCGCCCGGGCTGCGGAGGGTTCGGCGCGCGACGGCCTGTCGATCCTCGACCAGGCGATTGCCCATGGCTCCGGCGGCGTCACTGCCGAGCAGGTGCGGGCGATGCTCGGCCTGTCCGATCGCGGCGCGATCCGCGGCCTGCTCGGGCTGCTTCTGGCCGGCGATGCCAAAGCCGCGCTCGACTCCTTGCGCGCGCAATATGATCTTGGGGTCGAGCCCTCGGCGGTGTTGCGCGGCCTCCTCGAAAGCGTTCACGGCATCACCCGCGCCAAGGTCGGGGGTGCCGACGACCGCGCGCAATCGGCTGAAGAGCGCGAAGCCTATGCCGACTGGTCCGGCCGCCTCTCTTACGCCTTGGTCCATCGTCTCTGGCAGTTGCTGCTGAAGGGACTCTCGGAAGTGCACAGCGCGCCGATGCCGCTCGAGGCCGCCGAAATGGCGCTGCTGCGCGTGATCCATGCCTCGGAGATGCCGGATCCGGGCGAATTGCTCCAGCGACTGGCAAATGGCGAAGCCATTCCCGCGCGTGGCGCAGCCGCGCCGGCAGCCGCGACGCCGGCAAGTGCGCCGGCTGCTGCCATTGCCCCGGCAGTCGCAGCGCCCTCGGTAGCGGCATCGGTCGTCGAGCAGGCGCCCGAACCGGTGGCTCCCGCGGCGCCGCCCGCAGCGATTGCAGAGCCCGCACCGCCGTCGGCTCCGGCTACGTACAGGGACCTCGTCGAGACGCTGGCGCTCAAAGGCAAGCCGCATCTCGCCCAGCAATTGCACGATTTCTGCGGCGTCGTTCGCTACGCACCACCGGAGATCGCGATCAAGCCGGTCAAGCCGATGTCGAGCGACCTCGTCCGCGATCTCGGTGCGGCGCTGAAGGGGCTGACCGGCGACACCTGGCAAGTGACCGCGGAAGACGGCGCGGCAGAGCCGACCCTGCTCGAGCAGGAGAAGATGGCGGCGGAGGCCGAGCGCCAGAGCGTGCTCGATTCGCCGCTGGTCAGGGCCGCGTTCGACGCCTTTCCCGGCGCCGAGCTGGCCGATTACAGTCTCGACCAACAACGGAGTGCGTGA
- a CDS encoding cysteine desulfurase family protein: protein MIYLDYQATTPVAPEVAAAMRPWIEEGFGNPHSAHRPGREAAAAVEVAREKILSALALGAAEASPAGRIFFTSGATEAANWALKGAAARLPASRRRIVTLATEHACVLDTMGWLAAQGFEVDILPVRSDGLVDLDVAAARITGETGLVAAMLVNNEIGVIQPVADLAALARGVGALFFCDAVQALGRVPIPLPVCDMVAVSAHKVHGPKGIGALWLREGTAIDPLLHGGGQEGGLRSGTLSPALCVGFGEAARLLAARAGEDEIHVGRLWSVARAALCDWSLNGSGERRYRGNLNLRREGLDSARLLSEVREVAISAGSACASGSGRPSHVLSALGLSEREARSSIRIGFGRYTKEEDLVRALSLIADAANRQQAFAA, encoded by the coding sequence ATGATCTATCTCGATTATCAGGCGACGACTCCGGTTGCGCCCGAAGTTGCGGCGGCGATGCGGCCGTGGATCGAGGAAGGTTTCGGCAATCCGCACAGCGCGCATCGCCCCGGCCGCGAAGCCGCCGCCGCAGTCGAGGTCGCCCGCGAGAAGATCCTCTCGGCGCTCGCGCTCGGAGCTGCCGAGGCGTCGCCGGCCGGCCGGATCTTCTTCACCTCGGGCGCGACCGAAGCTGCCAATTGGGCGCTGAAGGGCGCGGCCGCGCGGCTTCCCGCAAGCCGGCGACGGATCGTCACGCTGGCGACCGAGCATGCCTGCGTGCTCGACACCATGGGATGGCTGGCGGCACAAGGTTTCGAGGTCGACATTCTCCCCGTCCGATCCGACGGGCTGGTCGACCTCGACGTCGCTGCGGCGCGGATCACGGGCGAAACGGGCCTCGTCGCGGCCATGCTCGTCAACAATGAGATCGGCGTGATCCAGCCGGTCGCCGACCTTGCCGCGCTCGCGCGCGGCGTCGGCGCCCTGTTCTTCTGCGACGCCGTCCAGGCGCTCGGCCGCGTGCCGATCCCGCTCCCGGTCTGCGACATGGTCGCCGTCTCAGCGCACAAGGTGCACGGGCCGAAGGGCATCGGCGCCTTGTGGCTGCGCGAAGGAACAGCCATCGACCCGCTGCTCCACGGCGGCGGCCAGGAGGGCGGACTGCGCTCCGGCACCTTGTCGCCGGCGCTGTGCGTCGGCTTCGGCGAGGCGGCGCGGCTGCTGGCCGCGCGGGCAGGGGAAGACGAAATCCATGTCGGCCGCCTCTGGTCGGTGGCTCGAGCAGCGCTCTGCGACTGGTCGCTGAACGGCTCCGGCGAACGGCGCTACCGTGGCAATCTCAACCTTCGCCGCGAGGGCCTGGACTCTGCCCGGCTGCTTTCGGAGGTGCGCGAGGTCGCGATTTCGGCCGGATCCGCCTGCGCCAGCGGCTCCGGCCGGCCGAGCCATGTTCTGTCCGCACTTGGCCTCTCGGAGAGAGAGGCGCGCTCGAGTATCCGCATCGGCTTCGGCCGCTACACCAAGGAGGAAGATCTGGTCCGCGCGCTTTCCCTGATCGCCGACGCCGCCAACCGTCAGCAGGCCTTTGCAGCATGA
- the rpoH gene encoding RNA polymerase sigma factor RpoH: MASGRNVATIPAMGGEAGLNRYLAEIKKFPILAPEEEYMLAKRWTEHQDTEAAAKLVNSHLRLVAKIAMGYRGYGLPTAELISEGNIGLMQGVKKFEPERGFRLATYAMWWIRASIQEYILRSWSLVKMGTTAAQKKLFFNLRRMKNQIEAFEDGDLKPEDVTKIATDLGVSEEDVVSMNRRMAMGGDTSLNVSLREEGEGQWQDWLVDTDPLQDERVAEAQESKVRHELLVEAMQALNDREKHILTERRLTDEPKTLEELSQVYDVSRERIRQIEVRAFEKLQKALMNLAGERRLLTAG, from the coding sequence ATGGCTAGCGGAAGAAACGTGGCGACGATCCCCGCCATGGGCGGCGAAGCGGGCCTCAACCGCTACCTCGCCGAGATCAAGAAATTTCCGATCCTCGCCCCCGAGGAGGAATATATGCTGGCGAAGCGGTGGACGGAGCATCAGGACACTGAGGCTGCCGCCAAGCTCGTCAACTCGCACCTTCGCCTCGTCGCCAAGATCGCGATGGGCTATCGCGGCTACGGCCTGCCGACCGCGGAGCTGATTTCCGAGGGCAATATCGGCCTGATGCAGGGTGTGAAGAAGTTCGAGCCGGAGCGTGGCTTCCGCCTCGCCACCTATGCGATGTGGTGGATCCGCGCCTCGATCCAGGAATATATCCTGCGTTCGTGGAGCCTGGTGAAAATGGGCACCACCGCCGCGCAGAAGAAGCTGTTTTTCAACCTGCGTCGCATGAAGAACCAGATCGAGGCGTTCGAAGACGGCGACCTGAAGCCGGAAGACGTCACCAAGATCGCCACCGATCTCGGCGTCTCGGAAGAGGACGTGGTGTCGATGAACCGTCGCATGGCGATGGGCGGCGACACCTCGCTCAACGTCTCGCTGCGCGAGGAAGGCGAAGGCCAGTGGCAGGATTGGCTGGTCGACACCGATCCGCTGCAGGACGAGCGAGTCGCCGAAGCGCAGGAATCCAAGGTCCGGCACGAGCTGCTGGTCGAGGCGATGCAGGCGCTCAACGATCGTGAGAAGCACATTCTCACTGAGCGCCGCCTGACCGACGAGCCCAAGACCCTGGAAGAGCTCAGCCAGGTGTACGACGTCAGCCGCGAGCGCATCCGCCAGATCGAGGTGCGGGCGTTCGAGAAGCTGCAGAAGGCGCTGATGAACCTGGCCGGCGAACGCCGCCTGCTCACCGCCGGCTGA
- a CDS encoding 2Fe-2S iron-sulfur cluster-binding protein: MTRVRFVSADGGRIQEIEAPAGERLLDIGQLHGQPLEGTCEGQMACSTCHVIVAPEDFARLPRASEEEEDLLDLAAHVTRTSRLSCQIWLTDDLETLTVRIPGGAHNMQGR; this comes from the coding sequence ATGACAAGGGTTCGCTTCGTTTCGGCCGATGGCGGCCGCATCCAGGAAATCGAGGCCCCTGCCGGCGAACGCCTGCTCGACATCGGTCAGCTTCATGGGCAGCCGCTGGAGGGTACGTGCGAAGGGCAGATGGCCTGCTCCACCTGTCACGTGATCGTCGCGCCGGAGGATTTCGCCAGATTGCCGCGCGCCAGCGAGGAGGAAGAGGATCTTCTCGATCTTGCCGCGCATGTCACCCGCACGTCGCGTCTGTCCTGCCAGATCTGGCTGACCGATGATCTGGAGACGTTGACCGTCCGGATCCCTGGAGGCGCGCACAACATGCAGGGACGGTGA
- a CDS encoding cysteine desulfurase family protein yields MLPQALAALQTAAANWANPSSAHAEGRAARAQLEDARRRIASALGWRGTLVFTSGATEAIALVFARAKAQDAIVSAGEHPAVLRAAPSARQVWLRSDGTLDLADLDDALQTAERPLIAVQAVNNETGVINPLEPVAERVRAAGGLLLADCAQSAGKLPLPVADFVVVSAHKFGGPPGIGALLIKDETFLAAIGGQEGGFRPGTVAVPSIMAFAAAAEADHGWLGQAEALRARLDAAITEAGGEIVAARAPRLATIASYRMPGVPGAAQIMQFDLAGLSVSSGSACSSGSLKTSHVLTAMGMSEAAAREVVRVSFGPETAQADIDTFVAEWRRLFDRRRAA; encoded by the coding sequence ATGCTGCCGCAGGCGCTGGCGGCGCTGCAGACGGCCGCGGCCAATTGGGCGAACCCGTCGTCGGCCCATGCCGAAGGCCGCGCTGCGCGCGCGCAGCTGGAAGACGCCCGTCGGCGGATCGCCTCCGCGCTGGGCTGGCGTGGCACGCTCGTCTTTACCTCGGGTGCGACCGAGGCGATCGCTCTCGTGTTCGCACGGGCCAAGGCTCAGGATGCGATCGTCTCCGCGGGCGAGCACCCTGCCGTCCTTCGCGCCGCGCCGAGTGCACGGCAGGTGTGGCTTCGCAGCGACGGAACCCTCGATCTCGCCGATCTCGACGACGCCCTCCAGACTGCCGAGCGCCCGCTGATCGCGGTCCAGGCGGTCAACAACGAAACCGGCGTGATCAATCCGCTCGAGCCGGTCGCCGAGCGTGTGCGTGCGGCCGGGGGGCTGCTGCTCGCCGACTGCGCGCAGAGCGCCGGCAAGCTGCCGCTCCCAGTTGCCGATTTCGTTGTCGTCTCCGCCCACAAATTCGGCGGACCGCCGGGCATCGGTGCCCTGCTGATCAAGGACGAAACCTTCCTTGCCGCGATCGGCGGCCAGGAAGGCGGCTTCCGGCCCGGCACCGTCGCGGTGCCGTCGATCATGGCCTTTGCGGCGGCTGCCGAGGCCGATCATGGCTGGCTCGGCCAGGCCGAGGCGCTGCGTGCCCGGCTCGACGCTGCCATTACGGAGGCCGGCGGCGAGATCGTCGCCGCCCGCGCGCCGCGTCTTGCCACCATCGCATCCTACCGGATGCCCGGCGTGCCCGGTGCCGCGCAGATCATGCAGTTCGATCTTGCCGGCCTCTCGGTGTCGTCGGGCAGTGCCTGCTCCTCGGGCAGCCTCAAGACCAGCCACGTCCTGACCGCGATGGGCATGTCGGAAGCGGCGGCGCGTGAAGTCGTGCGCGTCAGCTTCGGGCCGGAGACCGCGCAGGCGGACATCGATACCTTCGTGGCCGAATGGCGCCGGCTGTTCGATCGGCGGCGGGCGGCATGA
- a CDS encoding RluA family pseudouridine synthase produces MTRGGNTITATLATDAIGWRLDRALAAAVPTLSRERLKALISSGRVLDPNGQLVRDPASKAVPGGDYEVTIPEPEPAHNQPQAIALEIVHEDEHLLVVDKPAGMVVHPAAGNYDGTLVNALLHHCAGRLSGIGGVARPGIVHRIDKDTSGLLVVAKTDVAHEGLASQFARHSIDRRYQAIVAGVPNPTAGKVDAPLARSSANRQKMAIVEGDRGKRAVTHYAMVRTLREAALVECRLETGRTHQVRVHMTSLGHPLIGDPVYGRTRSAHRELLKRLNFERQALHAAELGFIHPVSRENLSFKSAIPSDMQELLSGLSV; encoded by the coding sequence ATGACCCGGGGGGGAAACACGATCACCGCGACGCTCGCGACCGACGCCATCGGATGGCGCCTGGACCGGGCACTTGCGGCGGCGGTGCCCACTCTGTCGCGGGAGCGCCTGAAGGCGCTGATCAGCAGCGGCCGGGTACTGGATCCGAATGGCCAACTCGTCCGGGATCCGGCATCCAAAGCCGTTCCGGGCGGCGATTACGAAGTCACGATCCCCGAACCGGAGCCCGCGCACAATCAACCGCAGGCGATCGCGCTGGAGATCGTTCACGAGGACGAGCACCTGCTCGTCGTCGATAAACCGGCCGGGATGGTCGTCCACCCCGCTGCCGGCAATTACGACGGCACCCTGGTGAACGCCCTCCTCCACCATTGTGCCGGACGCTTGTCCGGCATCGGCGGCGTGGCGCGCCCGGGAATCGTCCACCGCATCGACAAGGATACGTCTGGACTGCTGGTCGTTGCAAAGACGGACGTTGCGCATGAAGGGCTGGCGTCGCAATTCGCGCGGCACAGCATCGATCGCCGCTATCAGGCGATCGTCGCCGGCGTGCCCAACCCGACAGCGGGCAAGGTCGATGCGCCGCTCGCCCGATCTTCGGCCAATCGCCAGAAGATGGCGATCGTCGAGGGTGATCGCGGCAAGCGGGCCGTGACTCACTATGCGATGGTCCGGACGTTGCGCGAGGCGGCCCTGGTCGAGTGCCGACTCGAAACCGGCCGTACGCACCAGGTTCGCGTGCACATGACGTCGCTCGGCCATCCTTTGATCGGCGATCCGGTTTATGGGCGGACCCGTTCGGCCCATCGTGAGTTATTGAAAAGATTGAATTTCGAGAGGCAGGCTTTGCACGCGGCAGAGCTCGGGTTCATCCATCCCGTCTCGCGTGAAAACTTGTCGTTCAAAAGCGCCATTCCGTCCGATATGCAGGAACTGTTAAGCGGGCTCTCGGTATGA
- a CDS encoding alpha/beta hydrolase has product MPEVIFPGPEGRLEGRFSPGPRPRAPVALILHPHPQGGGTMNNAMVQALYKTFVRRGFATLRFNFRGVGKSQGVFDNGIGELSDAASALDWVQQVHPEAETTWIAGVSFGAWIGMQLLMRRPEVRGFISIAPPANMYDFTFLAPCPASGIIIQGEGDEVVTPSAVQKLVDKLRTQKHITIHYDTIPGANHFFANEMPQLMKSVEDYLDFRLDPSCPIR; this is encoded by the coding sequence ATGCCCGAAGTCATTTTTCCCGGTCCGGAAGGCCGCCTCGAAGGCCGTTTCAGCCCTGGTCCGCGCCCGCGCGCGCCTGTCGCCCTGATCCTGCATCCGCACCCCCAGGGCGGCGGCACGATGAACAATGCGATGGTCCAGGCTTTGTACAAGACCTTTGTTCGCCGCGGCTTCGCCACCCTGCGCTTCAACTTCCGCGGCGTCGGCAAGAGCCAGGGCGTGTTCGACAACGGCATCGGTGAACTTTCCGATGCCGCCTCGGCGCTGGACTGGGTGCAGCAGGTCCATCCGGAAGCGGAGACGACCTGGATCGCCGGGGTGAGCTTCGGCGCCTGGATCGGCATGCAATTGCTGATGCGTCGGCCGGAGGTGCGCGGCTTCATCTCGATCGCGCCGCCCGCCAACATGTACGATTTCACCTTTCTCGCCCCTTGCCCCGCGTCGGGCATCATCATCCAGGGTGAAGGCGATGAGGTGGTCACGCCCTCGGCGGTGCAGAAGCTGGTCGACAAGCTTCGCACCCAGAAGCACATCACCATCCACTACGACACCATCCCGGGTGCGAACCATTTCTTTGCCAACGAGATGCCGCAGCTGATGAAGTCGGTCGAGGACTATCTCGACTTCCGCCTCGACCCGAGCTGCCCGATCCGCTGA
- a CDS encoding deoxyhypusine synthase has protein sequence MNDLSRNDTRKAELLSSVVEHIDIKSFDARPIVDAMKKMSFTSRDLGRAADIYNQMLADKDCSIFLVIAGSTSAGGCMDLYAELIRNNMVDAVVATGASIVDMDFFEALGHKHYQALEIPDDDTLRSLYIDRIYDTYIDEEKLQETDHTIGEIANSLEARPYSSREFIREMGKWLTVNGKKENSLVKLAYEHDVPIFCPAFTDSSAGFGLVKHQVDRMKEGKPYLTLDSIADFRELTDIKIEAGVSGLLMVGGGVPKNFVQDTVVCAEILGKEVEVHKYAVQITVADVRDGACSSSTLQEAASWGKVSTALEQMVFAEATSVMPLLASDAYHRGHWRERAQRRFAKLFDK, from the coding sequence ATGAACGATCTGAGCCGCAACGACACCCGCAAGGCCGAGCTCCTCTCGTCCGTCGTCGAGCATATCGACATCAAGAGCTTCGATGCGCGTCCGATCGTCGACGCGATGAAGAAGATGAGCTTCACCAGCCGCGATCTCGGCCGCGCTGCGGACATCTACAACCAGATGCTCGCCGACAAGGATTGCTCGATCTTCCTGGTCATCGCCGGATCGACCTCGGCCGGCGGCTGCATGGATCTCTATGCCGAGCTGATCCGCAACAACATGGTCGATGCGGTCGTCGCCACCGGCGCCAGCATCGTCGACATGGATTTCTTCGAGGCGCTCGGCCACAAGCATTACCAGGCGCTCGAGATCCCCGACGACGACACCCTGCGCTCGCTCTACATCGATCGTATCTACGACACGTATATCGACGAGGAGAAGCTGCAGGAAACCGATCACACGATCGGCGAGATCGCCAATTCGCTCGAAGCCCGTCCCTATTCCTCGCGCGAGTTCATCCGCGAAATGGGCAAGTGGCTGACGGTGAACGGCAAGAAGGAGAACAGCCTGGTCAAGCTCGCCTACGAGCATGACGTGCCGATCTTCTGCCCGGCTTTCACCGACAGCTCGGCCGGTTTCGGCCTCGTCAAGCACCAGGTCGATCGCATGAAGGAAGGCAAGCCCTATCTGACGCTGGATTCGATTGCGGACTTCCGCGAGCTCACCGACATCAAGATCGAGGCCGGCGTCTCGGGCCTGCTGATGGTCGGCGGCGGCGTGCCGAAGAACTTCGTCCAGGATACGGTCGTTTGCGCCGAAATCCTCGGCAAGGAAGTCGAGGTCCACAAATATGCGGTCCAGATCACCGTCGCCGACGTCCGCGACGGCGCCTGCTCCTCGTCGACCCTTCAGGAAGCCGCCAGTTGGGGCAAGGTTTCGACCGCGCTCGAACAGATGGTGTTTGCCGAAGCGACCAGCGTCATGCCGCTGCTCGCATCCGATGCCTATCACCGCGGCCACTGGCGCGAGCGCGCGCAGCGTCGCTTCGCCAAGCTGTTCGACAAATAG
- a CDS encoding YbaB/EbfC family nucleoid-associated protein, translating into MPNLDELMKMAQEAQAKLMQAHEGLDKVEVEGASGGGLVKVRASAKGQILGIDIDESLLQPSEKNMVEDLVAAAINDARAKADEAAKGAMADVTGGLQLPPGFKMPF; encoded by the coding sequence ATGCCCAATCTCGATGAACTGATGAAGATGGCGCAAGAGGCCCAGGCCAAGCTGATGCAGGCCCATGAAGGTCTCGACAAGGTCGAGGTCGAGGGTGCCTCGGGTGGCGGGCTGGTCAAGGTCCGTGCCTCGGCCAAGGGCCAGATCCTCGGCATCGACATCGACGAGAGCCTGCTCCAGCCGAGCGAGAAGAACATGGTGGAAGACCTCGTCGCCGCCGCGATCAACGACGCCCGTGCCAAGGCCGACGAAGCCGCGAAGGGCGCAATGGCCGACGTCACCGGCGGCCTCCAGCTTCCCCCCGGCTTTAAGATGCCGTTCTGA
- a CDS encoding threonine/serine dehydratase — protein MTRTPLLPLELGDARIWIKAECLQQGGSFKLRGAMNRLLLLSEAERARGVVAFSSGNHAQGVAIAAKRLGIAATIVMPADAPAVKRDATLAAGARIVPYDRATESREEIGARIAREQGSALVPSFDDVDVIEGQGSAGIEIAEQLGASPDTVLVPCGGGGLSAGIALALPDAQIMTVEPCGWDDMARSIAAGEPVPVIEPAPPTRCDALQTKLVSPLTLDALRDRGARGIAVTEGEIETAMAFAMRQLRIVAEPGGSVALAAVLAGKAGPISDRTVVVVSGGNVDPALYAEILAANQAAPATR, from the coding sequence GTGACTCGCACGCCTTTGTTGCCGCTCGAGTTGGGCGACGCACGGATCTGGATCAAGGCGGAGTGCCTTCAGCAGGGCGGCAGCTTCAAGCTTCGGGGCGCCATGAACCGTTTGCTGCTGCTGAGTGAGGCCGAGCGCGCCCGCGGCGTCGTCGCCTTCTCTTCGGGCAATCACGCCCAGGGCGTGGCAATCGCCGCCAAACGCCTGGGGATCGCGGCGACGATCGTGATGCCGGCCGATGCGCCGGCGGTGAAGCGCGACGCGACGCTGGCGGCCGGGGCCCGAATCGTACCCTACGATCGCGCGACCGAGAGCCGCGAGGAGATCGGCGCCCGCATTGCACGCGAACAGGGTTCCGCGCTGGTGCCCTCGTTCGACGATGTCGACGTGATCGAAGGCCAGGGCAGCGCCGGAATCGAGATCGCAGAGCAACTCGGCGCCTCGCCGGATACGGTGCTGGTGCCCTGCGGCGGCGGCGGGCTTTCGGCCGGGATTGCCCTTGCCTTGCCCGATGCGCAGATCATGACCGTCGAACCTTGCGGCTGGGACGACATGGCGCGTTCGATCGCCGCCGGCGAACCTGTGCCCGTGATCGAGCCTGCGCCCCCGACCCGGTGCGATGCGCTGCAGACCAAGCTCGTCTCTCCGCTGACGCTCGACGCCTTGCGGGATCGGGGCGCGCGCGGCATCGCCGTCACCGAAGGGGAGATCGAGACGGCAATGGCATTTGCCATGCGCCAGTTGCGCATCGTCGCCGAACCGGGCGGAAGCGTAGCCCTGGCCGCAGTGCTTGCCGGCAAGGCGGGCCCGATCAGCGACCGGACGGTTGTGGTGGTGTCGGGCGGGAACGTCGATCCGGCTCTCTATGCCGAGATCCTCGCGGCCAATCAGGCGGCGCCGGCCACGCGTTGA